In one window of Burkholderia multivorans ATCC BAA-247 DNA:
- a CDS encoding YciI family protein: MARFFAVFATDQPGMRDVRDRVRSTHRSYLRSAAQHGVYVRLGGPTLDPQGDAMNGTLLVIEADDIDAVMRFVGNDPYVKEGLFSRVEVRPWDWSLGNPERRV; encoded by the coding sequence ATGGCTCGATTCTTTGCGGTGTTCGCGACGGACCAGCCGGGGATGCGCGACGTGCGCGATCGCGTGCGGTCCACGCATCGCAGCTATCTGCGCTCGGCGGCTCAGCATGGCGTGTACGTGCGGCTCGGCGGCCCGACGCTCGATCCGCAGGGCGATGCGATGAACGGCACGCTGCTTGTGATCGAAGCCGATGATATCGATGCGGTGATGCGGTTCGTCGGCAACGATCCCTATGTGAAGGAAGGGCTGTTTTCGCGGGTGGAGGTGCGGCCGTGGGACTGGAGCCTCGGCAACCCGGAGCGGAGAGTCTGA
- a CDS encoding aldehyde dehydrogenase family protein — protein MQTQLFIDGRFVDAVDRGTIDVLNPHDGSLIAKIAAATAADVDAAVEAATRAFPKWSALAAAERGRLLLRLADAIEANAEELAQLESLDTGHPIRDSRALDVPRTAACFRYFGGMADKLQGSVIPVEPGFLNYVQRAPIGVVGQIVPWNFPLMFTSWKMGPALAAGNTVVLKPSEITPLSTLRIVELMAEVGFPAGVVNIVPGYGHTAGQRLAEHPGVGKIAFTGSTATGRRIVDASQGNLKRLQLELGGKGANIVFDDANLDAAINGAAWAIFHNQGQACIAGSRLILHERIADAFLERFVSLASSIRIGNPLDPDTEMGPLTSKQHLDRVLSFVDVAREQGGRVLAGGSAPQDAALADGYYVRPTVIEAKSAADRIAQEEVFGPFVTVLRFGSDEEALSIANATEYGLGSGLWTNDLSRAHRMASKIDAGMCWINCYKRVNPGSPFGGIGKSGYGREMGFEAMHDYTEARSVWVNVDGNVPPHFKR, from the coding sequence ATGCAAACCCAACTCTTCATCGACGGGCGCTTCGTCGACGCCGTCGACCGCGGCACGATCGACGTGCTCAATCCGCACGACGGCTCGTTGATCGCGAAAATCGCCGCCGCCACCGCCGCGGACGTGGACGCGGCGGTCGAAGCCGCGACGCGCGCGTTTCCGAAATGGTCGGCGTTGGCGGCGGCCGAGCGCGGCCGGCTGCTGCTGCGTCTGGCGGATGCGATCGAGGCGAATGCCGAGGAACTCGCCCAGCTCGAATCGCTGGATACCGGACACCCGATCCGCGATTCCCGGGCGCTCGACGTGCCGCGCACGGCAGCGTGCTTTCGCTACTTCGGCGGGATGGCCGACAAGCTGCAAGGCTCGGTGATTCCGGTCGAACCGGGCTTCCTCAACTATGTGCAGCGCGCGCCGATCGGCGTAGTCGGGCAGATCGTGCCGTGGAATTTCCCGCTGATGTTCACGAGCTGGAAGATGGGCCCGGCGCTGGCCGCCGGCAACACGGTCGTGCTGAAACCGTCGGAGATCACGCCGCTGTCGACGCTGCGGATCGTCGAGCTGATGGCCGAGGTCGGATTTCCGGCCGGCGTCGTCAATATCGTGCCCGGCTATGGACACACCGCCGGCCAGCGGCTCGCCGAACACCCCGGGGTCGGCAAGATCGCGTTCACCGGTTCGACCGCGACGGGCCGCCGGATCGTCGACGCATCGCAGGGCAACCTGAAGCGCTTGCAGCTGGAGCTGGGCGGCAAGGGCGCGAACATCGTATTCGACGATGCGAACCTCGACGCCGCGATCAACGGCGCCGCGTGGGCGATCTTCCACAACCAGGGGCAGGCTTGCATCGCAGGTTCGCGTCTGATCCTGCACGAGCGTATCGCAGACGCGTTCCTCGAGCGCTTCGTGTCGCTGGCTTCGTCGATCCGCATCGGCAATCCGCTGGACCCGGACACCGAGATGGGTCCGCTGACGTCGAAGCAGCATCTCGATCGCGTGCTGTCGTTCGTCGACGTCGCGCGCGAGCAGGGCGGCCGCGTGCTCGCCGGCGGCAGCGCGCCGCAGGATGCCGCACTCGCCGACGGTTATTACGTGCGTCCGACCGTCATCGAAGCGAAGAGCGCAGCCGATCGCATCGCGCAGGAGGAAGTGTTCGGTCCGTTCGTCACGGTGCTGCGCTTCGGCAGCGACGAGGAAGCGCTGTCGATTGCGAACGCGACCGAATACGGGCTCGGCAGCGGTTTGTGGACCAACGATCTGTCCCGCGCGCACCGGATGGCATCGAAGATCGACGCCGGGATGTGCTGGATCAACTGCTACAAGCGCGTCAACCCGGGCAGCCCGTTCGGCGGCATCGGCAAGTCGGGCTACGGCCGCGAGATGGGCTTCGAGGCGATGCACGACTACACGGAAGCGCGCTCGGTGTGGGTCAACGTCGACGGCAACGTGCCGCCGCACTTCAAGCGTTGA
- a CDS encoding porin — protein sequence MKLGFGVVAMLAIAPGAYAQSSVTLFGLIDSGISYVGNEGGGKNVKFDDGIFTPNLFGLRGTEDLGGGYHATFALVNQFSMANGSIVGTGLFARNAYVGIESDRFGSVRLGNQYDFMVDSLFAKGNAISMDITGLYGFRNGPFQRLALPNNPTGAFDWDRTAGSKPVANSVKYSSPTIGGFSGGVMYAFGGVAGSVGANNTVSVGLNYEAGALGIGAAYTNEKYGSTPGTPSTSVRNWGVGMHYDFGAVTAKALLTTVRNSFNEAGVWMAEAGAVWRIRPDVFLGAKYMYMKGNEAVNDNHAHQVSAALQYLLSKRTMVYVSADYQRANSGANAQINGVLDPNGASGSASQAVARIGVHTMF from the coding sequence ATGAAACTCGGGTTTGGTGTAGTCGCGATGCTCGCCATCGCGCCGGGCGCGTATGCGCAAAGCAGCGTGACGCTGTTCGGGCTGATCGACAGCGGCATTTCGTATGTGGGTAACGAGGGCGGCGGGAAGAACGTCAAGTTCGACGACGGCATCTTCACGCCGAACCTGTTCGGCCTTCGCGGCACGGAAGATCTCGGCGGCGGCTATCACGCGACGTTCGCGCTCGTGAACCAGTTCTCGATGGCGAACGGCAGCATCGTCGGCACGGGCCTCTTTGCCCGTAACGCTTACGTCGGCATCGAGAGCGACCGGTTCGGCAGCGTCCGGCTCGGTAACCAGTACGACTTCATGGTCGATTCGCTGTTCGCGAAGGGCAACGCGATTTCGATGGACATCACGGGGCTGTACGGCTTCAGGAACGGGCCGTTTCAGCGGCTTGCGCTGCCGAACAATCCGACCGGGGCGTTCGATTGGGACCGCACGGCGGGCAGCAAGCCCGTTGCGAATTCCGTCAAATACAGTTCACCGACGATTGGCGGGTTTTCCGGCGGCGTGATGTATGCGTTCGGCGGTGTGGCCGGTTCCGTCGGCGCGAACAATACCGTCAGCGTCGGATTGAACTACGAGGCCGGTGCATTGGGTATCGGCGCGGCCTATACGAACGAGAAGTACGGCTCGACGCCGGGGACACCGTCGACCAGCGTGCGCAACTGGGGCGTCGGCATGCACTACGACTTTGGCGCGGTCACCGCCAAGGCCTTGCTGACCACCGTGCGCAATTCATTCAACGAAGCCGGCGTGTGGATGGCCGAAGCCGGCGCGGTCTGGCGGATCCGGCCGGACGTCTTTCTCGGCGCGAAATACATGTACATGAAGGGCAACGAGGCCGTGAACGACAACCATGCGCATCAGGTCAGCGCCGCGCTGCAATACCTGTTGTCGAAGCGCACGATGGTCTATGTGTCCGCCGACTATCAACGCGCGAATAGCGGCGCGAATGCGCAGATCAACGGCGTGCTCGATCCGAACGGGGCGTCCGGCTCGGCGAGCCAGGCCGTTGCACGCATCGGGGTGCATACGATGTTCTAA
- a CDS encoding maleylacetate reductase, which translates to MERFVYQGTPSRVVFEWGALERLPDELNALGVQRALILSTPEQQPLAERVSRVLGERAAGVCAQAVMHVPVEVARAACEMAVELGADCCVAIGGGSTIGLGKAIALESSLPILAVPTTYAGSEMTPIFGLTEGRLKRTGRDPRVLPRTVLYDPSLTLSLPPGISAASGVNAMAHAVEALYADDANPVISLMAEESIRALGESLPAIVRAPDDREMRSRALYGAWLAGTCLGAVGMALHHKLCHTLGGTFNLPHAQTHAAMLPHTAHYNHAAAPDALRRVARALGGSDAADAGTLLFELNRQLGLQAALGDLGMPEAGLDEAADLACRNPYANPRPIECVAIRELLQHAWEGRAPR; encoded by the coding sequence ATGGAGCGCTTCGTCTACCAGGGAACGCCTTCGCGCGTCGTCTTCGAATGGGGCGCGCTCGAACGGCTGCCGGACGAGCTGAATGCACTCGGCGTGCAGCGGGCGCTGATCCTGTCGACGCCCGAGCAGCAGCCGCTCGCGGAGCGCGTGAGCCGCGTACTGGGCGAGCGCGCGGCCGGCGTGTGCGCGCAGGCCGTGATGCACGTGCCGGTCGAAGTGGCACGCGCGGCATGCGAGATGGCCGTCGAACTCGGCGCGGACTGCTGCGTCGCGATCGGCGGCGGTTCGACCATCGGGCTCGGCAAGGCGATCGCACTCGAATCGTCGCTGCCGATCCTCGCCGTGCCGACGACCTACGCGGGCTCGGAGATGACGCCGATCTTCGGGCTGACGGAAGGCCGCCTCAAGCGCACCGGGCGCGACCCGCGCGTGCTGCCGCGCACGGTGCTTTACGACCCGTCGCTGACGCTGTCGTTGCCGCCGGGGATCTCGGCGGCGTCCGGCGTCAACGCGATGGCGCACGCGGTCGAGGCGCTCTATGCCGACGATGCGAACCCGGTCATCAGTCTGATGGCGGAGGAATCGATACGTGCGCTCGGCGAATCATTGCCGGCGATCGTTCGCGCGCCCGACGATCGCGAGATGCGCAGCCGCGCACTGTATGGCGCCTGGCTTGCCGGCACGTGCCTGGGCGCGGTCGGCATGGCGTTGCATCACAAGCTCTGTCATACGCTCGGCGGCACCTTCAACCTGCCGCACGCGCAGACGCATGCCGCGATGTTGCCGCATACCGCGCACTACAACCATGCGGCGGCGCCCGACGCGCTGCGGCGTGTCGCGCGGGCGCTGGGCGGTAGCGACGCCGCCGACGCCGGCACGCTATTGTTCGAACTGAACCGGCAGCTCGGGCTGCAGGCGGCGCTTGGCGACCTCGGGATGCCGGAGGCGGGCCTTGACGAGGCGGCCGACCTCGCATGCCGGAATCCGTATGCGAACCCGCGGCCGATCGAATGTGTCGCGATCCGCGAGTTGCTTCAGCATGCATGGGAAGGGCGCGCGCCGCGGTGA
- a CDS encoding ABC transporter ATP-binding protein: MYSWFERRLPTFPLEEPATPPNGFFSFVWACTQGARGWILLIALTSAALAAYEAALFAMMGRVVDWLSSATPATFGELHFGTLAGFAAILAGSVVLIALHTMVKHQVLAINFPMRLRWLFHRLMLEQSLSFYANEFAGRVTTKIMQTALAVRDALFMSVDVVIGVAAYLLGILALAASFDWRLMIPLALWALGYGAACAYFVPRLGRVGSEQADARALMTGRITDAYSNITTVKLFSHTRREADHARRAMEAFKVTGDAQMRLVSAFEIVNHLLSTALLVGSTGLAVALWMHGEASAGVVAAVIAMALRLSSYSHWIMWEMTELFENVGTIQDGITTLTRVRSVVDARDARQLVVSRGEIVFDNVRFAHDDNEKPVFDGLNLTIRPGERIGLIGRSGAGKSTLVNLLLRFYDVDGGAIRIDGQDIAHVTQDSLRAAIGMVTQDTSLLHRTMRENILYGRPDATEREMRAAAERAEASEFIERLRDRHGRSGYDVEVGERGVKLSGGQRQRVAIARVMLKDAPILVLDEATSALDSEVEVAIQRSLDSLMTGKTVIAIAHRLSTIAAMDRLIVLDEGRIVEEGTHQQLLQAGGIYAALWAHQSGGFLGETADEAAPAQ, from the coding sequence ATGTATTCGTGGTTTGAACGACGGCTGCCGACCTTCCCGCTCGAAGAGCCCGCGACGCCGCCGAACGGCTTCTTCTCGTTCGTCTGGGCCTGCACGCAGGGCGCGCGCGGCTGGATCCTGCTGATCGCGCTGACCTCGGCGGCGCTCGCCGCCTACGAAGCCGCGCTGTTTGCGATGATGGGCCGCGTGGTCGACTGGCTGTCGTCGGCGACGCCGGCGACGTTCGGCGAGCTTCACTTCGGCACGCTGGCCGGCTTCGCGGCGATCCTCGCAGGCAGCGTCGTGCTGATCGCGCTGCACACGATGGTCAAGCATCAGGTGCTCGCGATCAATTTCCCGATGCGGCTGCGCTGGCTGTTTCATCGACTGATGCTCGAACAGAGCCTGTCGTTCTATGCGAACGAATTCGCGGGCCGCGTGACGACGAAGATCATGCAGACTGCGCTCGCCGTGCGCGACGCGCTGTTCATGTCGGTCGACGTCGTGATCGGCGTGGCTGCGTACCTGCTCGGCATCCTCGCGCTTGCCGCGAGCTTCGACTGGCGACTGATGATTCCGCTCGCGCTGTGGGCGCTCGGCTACGGCGCCGCGTGCGCGTATTTCGTGCCGCGTCTCGGCCGCGTCGGCAGCGAGCAGGCCGATGCGCGCGCGCTGATGACGGGCCGCATTACCGACGCGTATTCGAACATCACGACCGTCAAGCTGTTCTCGCATACGCGCCGCGAGGCGGATCACGCGCGGCGCGCGATGGAAGCGTTCAAGGTCACCGGCGATGCGCAGATGCGGCTCGTCAGTGCGTTCGAGATCGTCAATCATCTGCTGTCGACGGCGCTGCTGGTCGGCTCGACGGGCCTCGCGGTCGCGCTGTGGATGCACGGCGAAGCGAGCGCAGGCGTCGTCGCCGCCGTGATTGCGATGGCGCTGCGGCTGTCGAGCTACTCGCACTGGATCATGTGGGAGATGACCGAGCTGTTCGAGAACGTCGGCACGATCCAGGACGGCATCACGACGCTCACGCGCGTGCGCAGCGTCGTCGACGCGCGCGATGCGCGGCAGCTCGTCGTGTCGCGCGGCGAGATCGTGTTCGACAACGTACGGTTCGCGCATGACGACAACGAGAAGCCGGTGTTCGACGGGCTGAACCTCACGATTCGTCCGGGCGAGCGGATCGGCCTGATCGGCCGCTCGGGCGCCGGCAAGTCGACGCTCGTGAACCTGCTGCTGCGCTTCTACGACGTGGACGGCGGCGCGATCCGGATCGACGGGCAGGACATCGCGCACGTCACGCAGGACAGCCTGCGCGCGGCCATTGGCATGGTCACGCAGGATACGTCGCTGCTGCATCGGACGATGCGCGAGAACATCCTGTACGGCCGCCCGGATGCGACCGAACGGGAGATGCGCGCCGCCGCCGAGCGTGCGGAAGCGTCGGAATTCATCGAGCGGCTGCGCGACCGGCATGGGCGCTCGGGCTATGACGTCGAGGTCGGCGAGCGCGGCGTGAAGCTGTCGGGCGGCCAGCGGCAGCGCGTCGCGATCGCGCGCGTGATGCTCAAGGACGCGCCGATTCTCGTGCTCGACGAAGCGACGAGCGCGCTCGACTCCGAGGTCGAAGTCGCGATCCAGCGCAGCCTCGACAGTCTGATGACGGGCAAGACGGTGATCGCGATCGCGCATCGGCTCTCGACGATCGCGGCGATGGACCGGCTGATCGTGCTCGACGAAGGACGAATCGTCGAGGAAGGCACGCATCAGCAATTGCTGCAGGCAGGCGGGATTTACGCGGCGCTGTGGGCCCATCAGAGCGGCGGGTTTCTCGGCGAGACGGCGGACGAGGCGGCACCCGCGCAGTGA
- a CDS encoding intradiol ring-cleavage dioxygenase translates to MTNDHDDGDTRLTEQVVASFDGAPNPRLRMLMQSLVRHLHAFVRETELTEAEWMAAIRFLTETGQMCDDVVRQEFILLSDTLGVSMLVDAINHRLATGATETTVFGPFYIEGMPDRAYGENMALTPGTPALVHGRVLTTDGAPVPDAVLDVWQTADNGMYSGQDPAQPHGNLRGRYRTDAQGRYAITTILPVSYPIPTDGPVGKMLDATGRHPWRPAHLHFMIDAPGYRRLVTHLFDEEDAYLQSDAVFGVKPSLMVAYRRREAGDELARRFGINGAYREATYDFVLDRS, encoded by the coding sequence GTGACGAATGATCATGACGACGGCGATACGCGGTTGACCGAGCAGGTCGTCGCCAGCTTCGACGGCGCGCCGAACCCGCGCTTGCGCATGCTGATGCAGAGCCTCGTGCGGCACCTGCATGCGTTCGTCCGCGAAACCGAGCTGACCGAAGCCGAGTGGATGGCCGCGATTCGCTTCCTGACCGAAACCGGGCAGATGTGCGACGACGTCGTGCGGCAGGAGTTCATCCTGCTGTCCGACACGCTCGGTGTGTCGATGCTGGTCGACGCGATCAACCATCGCTTGGCGACCGGTGCGACGGAAACGACGGTGTTTGGACCGTTCTACATCGAAGGGATGCCCGATCGCGCGTATGGCGAGAACATGGCGCTCACGCCCGGCACGCCGGCGCTCGTGCATGGCCGTGTGCTGACCACCGACGGTGCGCCGGTGCCGGATGCCGTGCTCGACGTCTGGCAGACCGCCGACAACGGCATGTATTCCGGACAGGACCCGGCGCAGCCGCACGGCAACTTGCGAGGCCGCTACCGGACCGACGCGCAGGGGCGTTACGCGATCACGACGATTCTGCCGGTCAGCTATCCGATTCCGACCGACGGCCCGGTCGGCAAGATGCTCGACGCGACCGGGCGGCATCCGTGGCGCCCCGCACACCTGCACTTCATGATCGATGCGCCCGGCTATCGCAGGCTCGTCACGCATCTGTTCGACGAGGAAGACGCGTACCTGCAGTCGGATGCCGTGTTTGGCGTGAAGCCGTCGCTGATGGTCGCCTATCGCCGGCGCGAAGCGGGCGATGAGCTGGCGCGCCGGTTCGGCATCAACGGTGCGTACCGCGAAGCGACGTACGACTTCGTGCTCGACCGGAGCTGA
- a CDS encoding Rieske (2Fe-2S) protein translates to MNATQLCRVSDVPDGGARVVDEACIGRSVIVVRRGAQVWAYVNRCPHFSVPLDFVPGNVSCYRSQVLMCAHHSALFRFDDGMCIDGPCAGAGLEAVPVEVDPAAWVICRDA, encoded by the coding sequence ATGAACGCGACGCAACTCTGCCGCGTCTCCGACGTGCCCGACGGCGGGGCGCGGGTCGTCGATGAAGCGTGCATCGGCCGGTCGGTGATCGTCGTGCGGCGCGGGGCGCAGGTGTGGGCGTACGTGAACCGCTGCCCGCATTTCTCGGTTCCGCTCGACTTCGTACCGGGCAACGTTTCGTGCTATCGGTCGCAGGTGCTGATGTGTGCGCATCACAGCGCGCTGTTCCGGTTCGACGACGGGATGTGTATCGACGGGCCGTGCGCCGGTGCGGGGCTGGAAGCCGTGCCGGTTGAAGTCGATCCGGCGGCGTGGGTGATTTGCCGAGACGCTTGA